The nucleotide sequence GCCGGAACGATCATAGAGATAGCTTCCAGATTCGGTCTGCCTCTTTCAACTACCCATATAATCTCTTCAACGATAATGGGCGTTGGAGCTACCAAAAGATTGTCAGCGGTAAGATGGGGAATTGCATTAAATATAGTGGTCGCATGGGTTTTGACCCTGCCGATGTGCGCTATATTCGCCTGGGGGATCTACAAACTGCTTGCAATGGTGTTATAAAGCTACCCGGCCTTCCCTTAAGAGTTTATACGGTTCTACAGTAACATTCACTATGGTTGAAGGCTTACCGCCCGGCGTCTCCCCTGCATCTATCATCAGTTCTATACTGTGTCCAAAGTATTTTATTACTTCATCAGGATATCTTGCAGGAGGCATTGACGAAAGATTGGCGCTGGTCGCTGTGATGGGAAAGCCAGCTGCCTTTGCCATAGATAAAGCAAATCCCTCTCCCGGCAGTCTTACTGCAACCTTGCCAAGTCCTGCGGTCAGCAGCTCCGGCAGTCCTGCCTTAGCTTCAAATATCAATGTCAGCGGGCCGGGCCAGAACTTCTCCATCAGCATCCGCGCTGCTTCAGGTATAGATATTACAATTGTCTTAAGAGTATCTTCACTTCC is from Thermodesulfovibrionia bacterium and encodes:
- a CDS encoding L-threonylcarbamoyladenylate synthase, translating into MRILSINESGLEVAVNEAVAALRKGGIVAYPTESYYALGVMASDEAALKKLYEIKMRPIQKALPVIVGSEDTLKTIVISIPEAARMLMEKFWPGPLTLIFEAKAGLPELLTAGLGKVAVRLPGEGFALSMAKAAGFPITATSANLSSMPPARYPDEVIKYFGHSIELMIDAGETPGGKPSTIVNVTVEPYKLLREGRVAL